Proteins found in one Paenibacillus dendritiformis genomic segment:
- a CDS encoding long-chain fatty acid--CoA ligase — translation MTRPHFAYWPARMPLTLAVPDTTLSDNLEVTARRYPDRTAIIYYDQVITYRTLRDEVNRMAAYLMHLGVDQGDRVLIYMQNSPQFIISYYAIMQCGGIVVPINPMNLTEELSFYITDGSVKVGLVSQELYPRIEPLLGTTCLERIILAAYSDYCPNPCADAPDFVKAPRLEPTSLRVIPWAEAMGAAIESQPVPETAGSDLAVLPYTSGTTGQPKGCMHTHKSVQANVIATAFWGALTPESIVLSTLPLFHVTGMVHGMHTPIYMGAAIVMMTRWERNTAARLIEARKCTHWTGISTMIIDFLANPQLPQYDLSSLIAITGGGAGLPEAVGEKLHQATGIRFVEGYGLSETMAQTHFNPLDRPKLQCLGIPSFDVDARIIDPVTLEEKAPREEGEIILNGPQLFQGYWNNPTETKNAFVEIEGQPFLRSGDIGYCDEEGYFFIVDRVKRMINASGFKVWPTEVESILYKHPAIKEACVIGVPDKRKGEEIKAYVVLQEDKRGTITEDDIISWAQQHMAAYKYPRLVEFVATLPVTGSGKILWRKLQEEAWDKAKQQANAGPQ, via the coding sequence GTGACACGTCCCCATTTTGCGTATTGGCCTGCACGCATGCCGCTTACGCTCGCGGTCCCGGACACGACGCTGAGCGACAATCTGGAAGTGACCGCCCGCCGCTACCCGGACCGGACGGCGATCATCTATTATGATCAGGTTATCACCTACCGAACGTTGAGAGACGAAGTCAACCGCATGGCCGCTTATTTAATGCATCTGGGCGTCGATCAAGGCGACCGCGTGCTGATCTACATGCAGAACAGTCCCCAATTCATTATTTCCTACTATGCGATTATGCAGTGCGGCGGCATCGTCGTGCCGATCAATCCGATGAATCTGACGGAGGAGCTCTCCTTCTATATCACAGACGGCAGCGTAAAGGTCGGCCTGGTCAGCCAGGAGCTGTATCCGCGCATCGAGCCGCTGCTGGGGACGACCTGTCTGGAACGCATCATTCTCGCCGCTTATTCCGACTACTGTCCAAATCCGTGCGCGGATGCCCCGGATTTCGTCAAGGCTCCCCGGCTGGAACCAACCTCCCTTCGAGTCATCCCGTGGGCGGAAGCGATGGGAGCCGCTATCGAATCGCAGCCTGTCCCGGAGACGGCAGGGAGCGATCTGGCGGTCTTGCCGTACACGTCCGGGACGACCGGCCAGCCGAAAGGCTGCATGCATACCCATAAGTCGGTGCAGGCGAACGTGATTGCGACGGCTTTCTGGGGAGCGCTGACGCCGGAATCGATCGTGCTCTCCACGCTTCCCTTATTTCATGTGACCGGTATGGTGCACGGTATGCACACGCCTATCTATATGGGGGCCGCCATCGTCATGATGACGCGGTGGGAGCGCAATACGGCCGCGCGGCTCATAGAAGCTCGCAAGTGCACGCATTGGACGGGAATCAGCACGATGATTATTGATTTTCTGGCCAATCCTCAGCTTCCGCAATATGATCTGAGTTCGCTTATCGCCATTACTGGAGGCGGGGCGGGGCTGCCGGAGGCGGTCGGCGAGAAGCTGCATCAGGCCACCGGCATCCGGTTCGTGGAAGGCTACGGCTTATCGGAGACGATGGCGCAGACGCATTTCAATCCGCTCGATCGCCCGAAGCTGCAATGTCTCGGCATTCCGTCCTTTGACGTGGACGCGCGCATTATTGACCCGGTCACGCTGGAGGAGAAGGCGCCCCGCGAAGAAGGGGAAATCATCCTGAACGGCCCGCAATTATTTCAAGGCTATTGGAACAACCCGACGGAAACGAAAAACGCCTTCGTCGAGATAGAAGGCCAACCGTTTCTCCGCTCGGGGGATATCGGCTACTGCGACGAGGAAGGCTACTTCTTCATCGTCGACCGGGTGAAGCGCATGATTAACGCTTCCGGCTTCAAAGTGTGGCCGACCGAAGTAGAGTCGATTCTGTATAAGCATCCGGCGATTAAGGAAGCCTGTGTCATCGGGGTGCCGGACAAGAGAAAGGGCGAAGAGATCAAGGCATACGTCGTCCTGCAGGAAGACAAGCGCGGCACGATAACAGAGGACGATATCATTAGCTGGGCGCAGCAGCATATGGCTGCCTATAAATATCCGCGCCTGGTCGAATTCGTCGCTACGCTTCCGGTGACCGGCAGCGGCAAAATATTATGGCGCAAGCTCCAGGAGGAGGCCTGGGACAAAGCGAAGCAGCAGGCAAATGCAGGCCCCCAATAG
- a CDS encoding TetR/AcrR family transcriptional regulator, with protein MKEKIMKHSIALFEAKGFSEASIQDIVDTLGVTKGTFYYYFASKEQLLTQIHLQYIDYMLEEQRRIIEQPDRTWKEKLSGIILMMIRAIESQGSSARIFFRELLHITGDNLSEIKQKRDRFRLNVQSVIERGMESGEFRNDLPADMMAFSILGACNWCYTWFKPDGPLSDAEVAGVYAEMFLNGMSKLESK; from the coding sequence ATGAAAGAGAAGATTATGAAGCATAGCATTGCGCTTTTTGAAGCGAAAGGGTTCAGCGAAGCCTCGATCCAGGACATTGTCGATACGCTGGGCGTGACCAAGGGGACCTTCTATTATTACTTCGCGAGCAAGGAGCAACTGCTGACGCAGATTCATCTGCAGTATATTGATTATATGCTGGAGGAGCAGCGGCGCATCATCGAGCAGCCGGATCGAACCTGGAAGGAGAAGCTGTCCGGGATCATCCTCATGATGATTCGGGCCATCGAAAGCCAAGGGAGCAGCGCACGCATCTTTTTCCGTGAACTCCTTCATATTACGGGCGATAATCTTAGCGAAATCAAACAGAAGCGGGATCGGTTCCGGTTAAATGTACAGTCTGTCATCGAGCGGGGAATGGAGAGCGGCGAGTTCCGGAATGATCTGCCGGCAGACATGATGGCGTTCAGCATCCTCGGCGCCTGCAACTGGTGCTATACGTGGTTCAAGCCCGACGGCCCGTTGTCCGACGCCGAGGTGGCGGGTGTCTATGCCGAGATGTTCTTGAACGGGATGAGCAAGTTAGAGAGCAAGTAA
- a CDS encoding phosphoenolpyruvate synthase gives MNCVNLDRVNRTHLPLAGGKGANLGELRQAGFPVPPGFCVTTSVYDAVVGQSDRMDSFYEELGLLNVQANEEIRRLSQRMQRHISSLPIPDEMIEDILGAWREMGDNPVAAVRSSATAEDLPTASFAGQQDTLLNVKGERQLFEAIRQCWSSLFSERAIAYRMKNGFDHRSVRLAVIVQRLIVPDVSGVMFTADPITGNRSIISIDASFGLGEALVSGLVNPDLYQVRQGEIVKKQISCKKSAVCTLAEGGTAVEELPEPKQKEQALSDEQIVTLARMGERIQAHYGAEQDIEWCLSGGQFYIVQARPITSIFPLPQAPDDGLHVYFSFGHMQMMTDAMSPAGISVWQMTRDFAAAGEERAAALVEAGGRLFMDATRSLQAGLARKVTLQMIGKMDALIASAARQILDRFPLKEKSSSGWEGLEEMLPRLATQVLKDMLEGEGQAAYTEVEDGADHLVDKCRQRLDECDGADKITYIHQNYESLARYLMGESFHYMVTAMVAQHLLELLAKWWNFDGGELITLNKSLPFNVTSEMGLELGDVADTARPYPELTAYLRNAAEDGFMEGLDAIAGGPEFKAAFARWLERYGVRCPGEIDIMRTRWGERPYMLIPSIVGHLDSLQHGEHRERFRQGEQEAERAAGRILSQVRGLEDGAFKERIVSRLITVYRSFMGLREHHKFVLVRHLALYRKAVLELGDDLAAQGVLSERNEMFFLALPEMKEIITGTFAEDVPSLIAARKESFKHYQRLQPPRVFTSEGEIIEGRLDGGDAPEGALIGLPVSPGVVEGRARIVLDPSTASLKEGEILVAPFTDPGWTPLFQQARGLITEIGGMMTHGSVVAREYGIPAIVGVERATKLIRDGELLRLDGTTGHVIVLEEAHSLA, from the coding sequence ATGAACTGTGTCAATTTGGACCGCGTGAATCGGACCCATTTGCCGCTCGCAGGCGGCAAGGGAGCCAATCTGGGGGAATTGCGGCAAGCCGGATTTCCCGTTCCCCCGGGATTCTGCGTTACGACTTCCGTCTATGACGCGGTAGTGGGACAATCGGATCGGATGGACTCTTTCTATGAAGAGCTCGGCCTCTTGAACGTTCAGGCTAACGAGGAGATCCGGCGCCTAAGCCAGCGGATGCAGCGGCATATCAGCAGCTTGCCAATTCCGGATGAGATGATCGAAGATATTCTTGGCGCATGGAGAGAGATGGGCGATAATCCTGTCGCCGCCGTTCGTTCCAGCGCGACGGCGGAGGATTTGCCCACAGCTTCCTTCGCCGGGCAGCAGGACACGCTCTTGAATGTCAAAGGGGAGCGGCAGCTCTTCGAGGCCATTCGGCAGTGTTGGTCTTCACTCTTTTCCGAACGAGCCATTGCCTACCGGATGAAAAACGGGTTCGATCATCGTTCCGTCCGGCTGGCCGTCATCGTCCAGCGCCTGATCGTGCCTGATGTATCAGGGGTGATGTTCACCGCCGATCCGATTACGGGGAACCGAAGCATCATCTCGATTGATGCCAGCTTCGGGCTGGGGGAAGCGCTCGTGTCGGGGCTCGTCAACCCTGATCTGTACCAGGTCAGGCAGGGCGAGATCGTGAAGAAGCAGATCTCATGCAAGAAGTCGGCTGTCTGTACGCTCGCCGAGGGAGGCACGGCAGTCGAAGAACTTCCTGAACCGAAGCAGAAGGAGCAGGCGCTGTCCGATGAGCAGATAGTGACTCTGGCCCGGATGGGAGAGCGAATTCAAGCGCATTACGGGGCGGAGCAAGATATTGAATGGTGCCTGTCCGGCGGACAGTTTTACATTGTTCAGGCCCGACCGATCACTTCCATTTTTCCACTACCGCAAGCGCCCGACGATGGGCTGCATGTTTATTTCTCGTTCGGCCATATGCAGATGATGACCGATGCGATGTCGCCCGCCGGAATTTCGGTCTGGCAAATGACAAGAGATTTCGCCGCCGCCGGGGAGGAACGCGCGGCAGCGCTGGTAGAAGCCGGCGGCAGACTGTTCATGGATGCCACGCGTTCGCTGCAGGCCGGCTTGGCCCGGAAGGTGACGCTGCAGATGATCGGCAAGATGGACGCCCTCATAGCCAGCGCGGCCAGACAAATTCTTGACCGTTTTCCGCTCAAAGAAAAATCCTCTTCCGGTTGGGAGGGGCTGGAAGAGATGCTCCCCCGGCTTGCGACGCAGGTGCTCAAGGATATGCTGGAGGGGGAGGGCCAAGCGGCCTACACGGAGGTCGAGGACGGAGCGGATCACCTTGTGGACAAATGCCGGCAGCGGTTGGACGAATGCGACGGAGCCGATAAAATTACGTATATTCATCAAAACTACGAGTCATTGGCGCGCTATTTGATGGGCGAGAGCTTTCACTACATGGTCACAGCCATGGTGGCGCAGCATCTGCTCGAGCTGCTGGCGAAATGGTGGAACTTCGATGGCGGCGAGCTGATCACGCTGAACAAGTCCCTGCCTTTCAATGTCACGAGCGAGATGGGACTGGAGCTGGGGGATGTGGCGGATACCGCCCGGCCTTATCCGGAACTGACGGCGTATTTGCGGAACGCGGCCGAGGATGGATTTATGGAGGGGCTGGACGCCATTGCCGGTGGCCCGGAATTCAAGGCGGCCTTCGCGCGGTGGCTGGAACGATACGGCGTCCGCTGCCCCGGCGAGATTGACATCATGAGAACGCGCTGGGGGGAGCGGCCTTATATGCTGATCCCATCGATTGTGGGCCATCTGGACAGCCTCCAGCACGGAGAGCACCGCGAACGCTTCCGCCAAGGGGAGCAGGAAGCCGAGAGGGCCGCCGGACGTATTCTGTCCCAAGTCCGCGGCCTGGAAGACGGAGCATTCAAGGAACGGATCGTGTCCCGGCTGATTACCGTCTACCGGAGCTTCATGGGCTTGCGGGAGCATCACAAATTCGTGCTGGTCCGTCATTTGGCGCTCTACCGGAAAGCGGTGCTGGAGCTGGGCGATGATCTAGCGGCACAGGGCGTCCTGAGCGAGCGGAACGAGATGTTCTTCCTGGCCTTGCCTGAAATGAAGGAGATTATAACCGGCACCTTCGCAGAAGACGTTCCGTCGCTGATCGCGGCCCGGAAGGAGAGCTTCAAGCACTATCAGCGCCTGCAGCCGCCGCGCGTCTTCACGAGCGAAGGGGAGATTATCGAGGGCAGACTGGACGGCGGCGATGCGCCGGAAGGCGCCTTGATTGGACTGCCGGTCTCGCCCGGCGTCGTTGAAGGCCGAGCGAGAATCGTGCTTGATCCGAGCACGGCGTCGCTGAAGGAAGGCGAGATTCTGGTGGCGCCGTTCACCGATCCGGGCTGGACGCCGCTGTTCCAGCAAGCGAGGGGGCTCATCACCGAGATTGGAGGCATGATGACGCACGGCTCGGTCGTCGCCCGCGAGTATGGCATTCCCGCCATCGTCGGGGTCGAGCGTGCGACGAAGCTCATCCGTGACGGCGAGCTGCTTCGCTTGGACGGCACTACAGGACATGTAATCGTGCTGGAAGAAGCGCATAGTTTGGCTTGA
- a CDS encoding PLP-dependent aminotransferase family protein, which yields MFNDFKLVDGRPASVQVKDYIKELIYKGILRADQKLPSTREFASLWQLSRNTVMTAYRELEDEGLIHSVAGKGSYVTQEVVPAVDGARLEWKERIGACARTAEELDLMKHGVRWEKGMISFTSIAPDEKLFDLDNVKRAFLDRMSLEGEILLNYGYAKGYKPLIDCLLRYMETKGVDLTGKDLLVTNGFTEGLDLVLSALRKPHGRVLCENPTHHTAIKLFKMHGLEITGIAMQEDGLQLEELERALAQQSFDLAYLIPSYHNPTGIVMSPEKRMEALRLFGDYRIPVIEDGFNEELRYSGSHVAPMIACGGSGNNVVYIGSYSKVLFPGIRVGWVLADRELVDYLESMKRARSIHTSTLDQAILYQYLHNGNFEKYIKRARNAYKRKYELAVQWCREHIPFARLSGDGGLHLFIELHESLAARDVLSACVRQGVVFTPGDIFHTDGSGANTFRLGFSRVSEGELEAGIATIGQMVRQLMGEVTG from the coding sequence ATGTTCAACGATTTCAAGCTCGTAGATGGACGTCCCGCTTCCGTTCAAGTGAAGGACTATATCAAAGAGTTGATATATAAAGGAATTTTGCGCGCCGATCAGAAGCTCCCTTCGACCCGCGAGTTCGCCTCCTTATGGCAATTGAGCCGCAACACGGTCATGACGGCGTACCGGGAGCTGGAGGACGAAGGACTGATTCATTCCGTGGCGGGCAAAGGAAGCTACGTAACGCAAGAGGTCGTGCCGGCCGTGGACGGCGCGCGGCTGGAATGGAAGGAAAGGATTGGAGCGTGCGCCCGCACGGCCGAGGAGCTTGATCTGATGAAGCATGGCGTTCGCTGGGAGAAGGGGATGATTTCGTTCACCAGCATTGCCCCGGACGAGAAGCTGTTCGATCTGGACAATGTGAAGCGGGCCTTTCTCGATCGGATGTCGCTCGAAGGCGAGATTTTGCTGAACTATGGCTATGCGAAAGGCTACAAGCCGTTAATCGACTGCCTGCTGCGGTATATGGAGACGAAGGGTGTGGATTTAACCGGCAAAGATCTGCTCGTGACGAACGGCTTTACCGAAGGGCTCGACCTTGTCCTGTCGGCCCTGCGCAAGCCGCACGGGCGCGTGCTGTGCGAGAATCCGACCCATCATACAGCGATCAAGCTGTTCAAGATGCACGGCCTGGAGATCACCGGAATCGCCATGCAGGAGGACGGACTCCAACTGGAGGAGCTGGAGCGGGCATTGGCCCAACAGTCCTTCGACCTGGCTTACCTCATTCCGTCCTATCATAATCCGACCGGCATCGTCATGTCCCCGGAGAAGCGGATGGAGGCCTTGCGCCTGTTCGGCGATTACCGCATCCCGGTCATCGAGGACGGCTTCAACGAGGAGCTGCGCTATTCCGGATCGCACGTCGCCCCGATGATTGCCTGCGGCGGCAGCGGGAACAACGTAGTCTACATCGGCAGCTATTCGAAGGTGCTGTTCCCGGGGATTCGCGTAGGCTGGGTGCTGGCGGATCGGGAGCTTGTCGATTATTTGGAGAGCATGAAGCGGGCGCGGAGCATACATACGTCTACGCTCGATCAAGCGATTTTATATCAATATTTGCATAACGGAAATTTCGAAAAGTATATCAAGCGGGCCCGAAATGCTTACAAGCGCAAATATGAGCTGGCCGTGCAATGGTGCCGGGAGCATATTCCGTTCGCCAGGCTGAGCGGCGACGGCGGACTGCACTTATTCATTGAATTGCACGAATCATTGGCCGCGCGCGATGTGCTCAGCGCGTGCGTGCGGCAAGGCGTTGTCTTTACGCCGGGCGATATTTTTCATACCGATGGCTCCGGCGCCAATACGTTCCGGCTCGGCTTCTCGCGCGTCTCGGAAGGGGAGTTGGAGGCAGGCATCGCGACGATAGGCCAGATGGTCAGACAGCTCATGGGGGAGGTAACGGGATGA
- a CDS encoding D-alanine--D-alanine ligase: MKATKVGVIMGGVSSERQVSLMTGKEMMANLDDKYEAVPIELNSTEELIGKVKGIDIALLALHGKYGEDGTVQGTLETLGIPYTGSGVLSSSLCMDKELTKKIIRFEGLATPDWMLIASLDELDTAEAGRRLGYPVVVKPNTGGSSIGVQIADGPDRLRQAVADALAWDREVLLEQYVAGDEITCAVLNGTLLPTVSIKAKAHFFDYSSKYCDGGAEEEVIELPEPCGTAVREAALRIYQAMKCSVYARIDMMLADGIPYVLEVNTLPGLTKNSLLPKSAKAAGLSYSRLLDEIITHSLRARKTEEAGLPGR; the protein is encoded by the coding sequence ATGAAGGCGACCAAAGTCGGCGTGATTATGGGAGGCGTCTCCTCTGAGCGCCAAGTGTCGCTCATGACGGGGAAGGAAATGATGGCGAATCTGGATGACAAATATGAAGCGGTACCCATTGAACTGAATTCCACGGAGGAGCTTATCGGCAAGGTCAAAGGGATCGATATCGCCCTGTTGGCTTTGCATGGCAAATACGGCGAGGACGGGACAGTGCAGGGCACGCTGGAGACGCTCGGCATCCCCTATACAGGATCAGGCGTCTTATCCAGCAGCCTGTGTATGGATAAAGAGCTGACGAAGAAAATCATCCGCTTCGAGGGATTGGCGACCCCGGACTGGATGCTGATTGCTTCGCTCGATGAGCTGGACACGGCGGAAGCCGGCCGCCGGCTTGGCTATCCCGTCGTCGTGAAGCCGAATACGGGCGGCTCCAGCATCGGCGTGCAGATCGCGGACGGCCCGGACCGTCTGCGTCAAGCCGTGGCGGACGCGCTGGCGTGGGACCGTGAGGTGCTGCTGGAGCAATATGTCGCCGGCGACGAAATTACGTGCGCGGTGCTGAATGGAACGCTGCTGCCTACCGTATCGATTAAGGCCAAGGCTCATTTCTTCGATTATTCGTCCAAATATTGCGACGGCGGGGCGGAGGAGGAAGTCATCGAATTGCCGGAGCCGTGCGGCACGGCGGTTCGCGAGGCGGCACTCCGAATCTATCAGGCCATGAAGTGCAGCGTGTATGCCCGCATCGACATGATGCTTGCCGATGGGATTCCCTATGTACTCGAAGTGAACACGCTTCCGGGGTTGACCAAGAACAGCTTGCTCCCGAAAAGCGCCAAAGCGGCGGGCCTTTCTTACAGCCGGCTGCTGGATGAAATCATAACGCATTCCTTGCGGGCAAGAAAGACAGAAGAAGCAGGTCTCCCTGGGCGGTAA
- a CDS encoding glycoside hydrolase family 30 protein, whose translation MRSKLLHSLLSAGTALTMLVTMVWALPFTVWADPAESSDMAEAAAASDVYIGWNDVKQEIDGFGVSQAGWSDAIYDLPEPVRSEVMDRLFDQVTGIGVSIFRGAVFPAFNPAPGQYDFQARPDQVWVMQQAQARGVHKLIASTWSPPAWMKSNNSTTNGGYLKKENYGDFAVLLSTFIKEYEQQFGLDLYGISIANEPNSMTFLPWDSAEWNSTQIQVFLKDYLKQEMINHGVQDTKVIVGEPSWWSEDLMKDALNDPASADRIDIVAGHNYPVPVIGVELPTAPFTTAQAKGKRVWMTEVSKVDSYDPGMTSGLKFARQIHDFMTKAQVNAWMYWTGAIPGSNDEGLINVYKDTNTYQLTKRYYTFGNYSKYIKPGYVRIGATANPKPGVHVSAYKDPATGSFTIVAVNDSDATAELNVVPNGFTAGRLTPYVTNNSLSLAQGHNVPLINGKFQAIVAPKSVVTFVGQNGSAPDPEEQVLTDDLDDWSNTFSHTDGLTLDSSNPSYFDGDRSRVKRTSGTTESFIYELPNITSFIASLYQFSVWDGIAFYTSTDNQSWTPVVHVSTPGVYKGSKWYRKVYTPQTELPAGTNYLKVELSGSDSWEKQVSEMVIHYAP comes from the coding sequence ATGAGAAGCAAGCTCCTCCACTCCCTGTTGAGCGCCGGCACGGCGCTAACGATGCTGGTCACCATGGTCTGGGCACTGCCGTTCACGGTATGGGCGGACCCGGCGGAATCATCCGACATGGCGGAGGCCGCCGCGGCTTCGGATGTCTATATCGGTTGGAATGACGTGAAGCAGGAGATCGACGGGTTCGGGGTGTCCCAGGCCGGCTGGTCGGACGCCATCTATGATTTGCCGGAGCCGGTGCGCAGCGAAGTGATGGATCGTCTGTTCGATCAAGTTACCGGTATCGGCGTGTCGATTTTCCGGGGCGCGGTCTTCCCCGCCTTCAATCCGGCTCCCGGTCAATATGACTTCCAGGCCCGTCCCGACCAGGTATGGGTGATGCAGCAAGCGCAGGCGAGAGGCGTGCATAAGCTTATCGCCAGCACCTGGAGCCCGCCGGCCTGGATGAAGTCTAATAACTCCACGACCAACGGCGGATATCTTAAAAAAGAGAACTACGGCGATTTCGCGGTTCTGCTCTCCACGTTCATCAAGGAATATGAGCAGCAGTTCGGCCTTGATCTGTATGGCATCTCCATCGCCAACGAGCCGAACTCGATGACCTTCCTCCCTTGGGACTCGGCCGAATGGAATTCGACGCAGATTCAAGTGTTTTTGAAGGATTATTTGAAGCAGGAAATGATCAACCATGGCGTGCAGGACACGAAGGTGATCGTCGGCGAGCCTTCCTGGTGGTCGGAGGATCTGATGAAGGATGCGCTGAACGACCCGGCTTCCGCGGATCGGATCGACATCGTCGCCGGCCATAACTACCCCGTGCCGGTCATCGGCGTCGAGCTGCCGACCGCGCCGTTCACCACCGCCCAAGCGAAGGGGAAGCGAGTCTGGATGACCGAGGTGTCCAAGGTCGATTCCTACGATCCGGGCATGACCTCCGGTCTGAAGTTCGCCCGCCAGATTCATGACTTCATGACCAAGGCCCAGGTCAATGCGTGGATGTACTGGACCGGGGCCATTCCGGGGAGCAATGACGAGGGGCTGATCAACGTATACAAGGATACGAATACGTATCAATTGACGAAGCGCTACTACACGTTCGGCAACTACAGCAAATATATCAAGCCGGGGTACGTGCGCATCGGCGCGACCGCGAATCCGAAGCCGGGCGTTCATGTATCGGCATACAAAGATCCGGCCACCGGCAGCTTCACGATCGTCGCGGTGAACGACAGCGATGCGACGGCCGAGCTGAACGTCGTGCCGAACGGATTCACGGCGGGCCGACTGACGCCCTATGTGACGAACAACAGCTTGAGCCTTGCGCAGGGGCACAACGTCCCTCTCATCAACGGCAAGTTCCAGGCGATCGTCGCGCCGAAGAGCGTCGTCACCTTCGTCGGGCAGAACGGTTCGGCGCCCGATCCGGAAGAGCAGGTCTTGACCGACGACCTGGATGACTGGTCCAACACCTTTTCCCATACAGACGGATTGACGCTCGATTCCTCCAACCCCTCCTATTTTGACGGAGACAGGTCACGGGTAAAGCGGACCAGCGGCACGACCGAGAGCTTCATCTATGAGCTGCCGAACATTACCTCCTTCATCGCCAGCCTCTATCAATTCAGCGTATGGGACGGCATCGCCTTCTATACCTCAACCGACAACCAGAGCTGGACGCCCGTCGTCCATGTCAGCACCCCGGGAGTATACAAGGGAAGCAAATGGTACAGAAAAGTGTACACGCCGCAAACCGAGCTGCCCGCCGGCACCAACTATTTGAAGGTCGAGCTGTCCGGCAGCGACTCCTGGGAAAAGCAAGTGTCTGAGATGGTCATTCATTATGCTCCATAG
- a CDS encoding TetR/AcrR family transcriptional regulator — translation MSNTTDRRVKRTKKRIRCALIELMNEKEFGAITVQDIAERADINRGTFYLHYQDKYDLFERSVDDMLEELAKAVGPTEDEKRSMPHKYPEKQVIRLFSHFRLHRDFYKTMFGDNARTYFNNRFTEMLYQQFSQAFEALKLTPRAVNGLNKEIVSHYVLFAHLGVLVNWLGQDTPYSPEYMAKQLEAIYHYAYPSGRAKEEQAGSAHQHLLEDR, via the coding sequence ATGTCCAACACGACGGATCGGCGAGTCAAAAGAACGAAAAAAAGAATCCGGTGCGCATTAATCGAATTGATGAACGAAAAGGAGTTCGGGGCGATCACGGTGCAGGATATTGCCGAGCGGGCGGACATTAATCGAGGGACATTCTATTTGCATTATCAAGACAAATACGATCTGTTCGAACGAAGCGTGGACGATATGCTGGAGGAGCTCGCCAAAGCGGTCGGACCCACCGAAGATGAAAAGCGGAGCATGCCTCATAAGTACCCGGAAAAGCAAGTTATCCGCTTGTTCTCCCATTTCCGTCTGCATCGCGATTTTTACAAAACCATGTTCGGAGACAACGCGAGAACCTATTTTAACAATCGCTTCACGGAAATGTTATACCAGCAGTTCAGCCAGGCCTTTGAAGCGTTGAAGCTGACGCCGCGCGCCGTGAACGGCTTGAACAAAGAGATTGTAAGCCACTACGTTCTGTTCGCTCATCTGGGAGTCTTGGTGAACTGGCTGGGGCAAGACACGCCTTATTCACCCGAATATATGGCGAAGCAATTGGAAGCGATCTACCATTACGCTTATCCATCCGGGCGAGCGAAGGAAGAGCAAGCGGGGAGCGCCCATCAGCATCTTTTGGAGGACAGATAG
- a CDS encoding phosphotransferase family protein gives MSKQKAVPKDTIPVRRGEELDVAALDAYIREHLDLPDGGSIEVEQFGAGHSNLTYLIRAGDWEAVVRRPPLGPVAPRAHNMEREFTLLKRLHPLFPLAPRPYLYCGNSSVIGSPFFVMERRHGIILDREFPPHVEYTPALGREISATMVSTLEQLHEVPYEEANLRAISQPEGFMRRQVQGWVERYERAKTEEIREAERLQKWLIDMLPASQAPAVIHYDYKLNNVMFSRSHPSEMTGVFDWEMATVGDPMADVGAALSYWFERDDPPELLRGLGHPPLTVQPGFMTRDEFLEAYAARSGRDMSGISYYLTFAYFKLAVICQQIYYRWKKGQTNDERFARFDDTVRALIAHAWRQTERMQL, from the coding sequence ATGTCCAAGCAAAAGGCAGTGCCGAAGGACACGATTCCCGTGCGCCGGGGCGAAGAGCTGGACGTGGCCGCGCTTGACGCGTATATACGGGAGCATCTCGACCTTCCGGACGGGGGCTCGATCGAGGTCGAGCAGTTCGGGGCGGGGCATTCGAACTTGACTTATCTGATTCGCGCCGGAGATTGGGAGGCGGTCGTGCGCCGGCCTCCGCTCGGCCCGGTGGCGCCGCGGGCGCATAATATGGAGCGCGAGTTCACGCTTCTGAAGCGGCTCCATCCTTTGTTCCCGCTTGCTCCCCGTCCGTATCTGTACTGCGGGAATTCTTCGGTGATCGGCAGTCCGTTTTTTGTGATGGAGAGACGGCATGGAATCATTCTGGATCGGGAATTTCCCCCGCATGTGGAATATACGCCCGCTCTGGGCAGGGAGATCTCCGCAACGATGGTATCGACACTCGAGCAGCTCCATGAAGTGCCTTATGAAGAGGCGAATCTGCGGGCGATTAGCCAACCGGAAGGCTTTATGCGCCGTCAGGTTCAGGGCTGGGTGGAACGCTATGAACGCGCCAAGACGGAGGAGATTCGGGAGGCGGAGCGGCTTCAGAAGTGGCTGATCGATATGCTGCCCGCTTCGCAGGCGCCGGCCGTCATCCATTATGATTACAAGCTGAACAATGTGATGTTCTCCCGCAGCCATCCGAGCGAGATGACCGGCGTGTTCGACTGGGAGATGGCGACGGTCGGCGATCCGATGGCCGATGTCGGCGCGGCGCTCAGCTATTGGTTCGAGCGGGACGATCCGCCGGAGCTGCTGCGCGGGCTGGGGCATCCGCCGTTGACGGTGCAGCCGGGCTTCATGACGCGGGATGAATTCCTCGAAGCCTATGCGGCCAGGAGCGGACGGGATATGTCCGGCATTTCGTATTATTTGACGTTTGCGTATTTTAAGCTGGCCGTCATTTGTCAGCAGATCTATTACCGCTGGAAAAAAGGACAGACGAACGATGAGCGGTTTGCGCGCTTCGATGACACTGTCCGAGCGCTAATAGCACATGCTTGGCGGCAGACGGAACGAATGCAGCTTTAA